A DNA window from Hevea brasiliensis isolate MT/VB/25A 57/8 chromosome 2, ASM3005281v1, whole genome shotgun sequence contains the following coding sequences:
- the LOC131172149 gene encoding uncharacterized protein LOC131172149: protein MMLKSGLDENEEEEELMQEIGSERRRQVLEVTGTSAFKKPKVLPPQSSRGPIDCYFSPRSAVLGKNMRQTTIDENSPAKKELRERACVAIARWMYDVGITFNAVNYDSFGEMIRAIGNYGKEIKPPSFHEVRVRLLNKEVQIINDLLDSHKEEWENYGCTLMCDGWTDRKGRTLINFLANSPKGSVFIKSVDANDESKTAALLASLIEIVG, encoded by the coding sequence atgatgttgaaatcGGGATTAGATGAAAATGAGGAAGAGGAAGAGTTGATGCAAGAAATTGGCAGTGAAAGAAGAAGGCAAGTACTGGAAGTTACAGGTACTAGTGCTTTTAAAAAACCAAAAGTTTTACCACCACAAAGTAGTAGAGGGCCTATTGATTGTTATTTTTCCCCTAGATCTGCTGTTTTGGGAAAAAATATGAGGCAAACTACCATTGATGAAAATAGTCCAGCTAAAAAGGAGTTAAGGGAGCGTGCTTGTGTTGCCATAGCACGATGGATGTATGATGTGGGAATAACTTTTAATGCTGTGAATTATGATAGCTTTGGGGAAATGATTCGAGcaattggaaattatgggaaagaAATAAAACCTCCAAGTTTTCATGAGGTTAGAGTTCGGTTACTTAACAAAGAAGTGCAAATCATAAATGATCTTCTCGACTCTCATAAAGAAGAATGGGAAAATTATGGATGTACATTGATGTGTGATGGATGGACGGATAGAAAAGGGAGAACCTTGATTAATTTCTTGGCTAATAGTCCAAAGGGAAGTGTATTTATTAAATCAGTTGATGCAAATGATGAATCAAAGACGGCGGCATTGTTGGCTAGTTTGATTGAGATTGTTGGCTAG